The DNA segment ACTGCAGTATTTTTCCTATATGACCTTTCTgtcaaaaaattacttttatttactttctttcaaaatcatGTCATGATGCTGAATTGCATTTGggaaaaattgcttttttagATGAGTATATTACATACACTCCATACAAAGAGGGCCTCATAGAGACACGCTTCAACAGATTCTTTACCTATCTTTATAAGAGGCAAATCAGTCAGGATaacataataaataaaataataacgtCAACTTACCCTTTTCTTTTTAAGGGGGGGAAACTCTTTATCctgaaagcaagaaaaaaaaaataaatgtaacatATTGTCCTATTCCGTTGAATAAAGCTGCTCCTCCAGTCAAGTGTTAAAAACAAACAGATCAAAGAATAACTAATTACCGAAAGAAAATTTCCgattattttaacttttatatTTCTTCATGGCATAAAAgagctttttttctcaaatatcaTGACTAGAAAacgaataaatcgatttttgaagaagaacaCACCaacaaaaataacataaaacctttttttttttaactcagtCAGCTTCGAAACAATAAATACCCAGTTTTtcactttcttaaaaaatctgCTACAAAACTGCTTCGATTTTTCAAACAGttccttgtaattttatttagttatacAACCCCAGTGTTACTTTTTCATAAATATAGTTGCTTCACTTTTTCACTTAGAACCTTGCCatgatttttttgtctttatacTCGTAGTATTGCAGGAAAGCTTTGAATAGTTCATTCTGaaaattaattaagaaaaaaacacaaaaatagttgcttcactttttcactcaaaattctTACCAAGATTTCTttatctttgtaaaatttcatgaactcTTCGAATAGCTCCttctgaaaattaagaaaaaaacacaaaaattaaaaaagtattaATATGTTACTGTATCATAATTAGTTGGCAGAGCATTGCCTATGGATTTGGATGTTTTCTGAGAAATTCTAAATCAATCTCTCGTGACACAGattgaaagaaggaaaaaacccaCCCATGGCTTCAAATCCCTGCAATTCTGTAAGTTAGGCTTAGGCCTTTCTTCAAAGCCTTTATTGGACATTCCTTGATTGTGTACAGGCTGATCCAAGTCTCTTGCATTACTCCTCTCTATCATTTAAACAAATTGAGatggagacttgaaattttcggagtgCTTATAGATTGAATGAAACTTCTTTTTGCAACCCCTCAAAAATTTGGGCGAATCTTGTCAAAAACACGAGTGGGTGGTTgccttttgatgaaaaaaattccagttCATGATATTCTTTCTAGTTTCTCCCTCTAATATTTCAGTGATCCCACAAGTGCACAAGCCATCCATACATTCATTATGATCCCAccactctaaaaaaaaaaaaaaaaaaaaaaaaaaaaaaataaatcattatgAATCAATCGCCCATACTTGCTTGTCATTGGATGCATCAGCTGTAGCTGGTGCCGTAGCCTTGGTTGGTGCCTGAGGAGCTACTGGTGCCTGTGGAGCTACTGGTGCCTGAGGAGCTACTGGTGCCTGAGGAGCTACTGGTTCCTGAGCAGCTACTGGTGCCCGAGGAGCTACTGGTTCCTGAGGAAGTACTGGTGCCTGTGGAGCTACTGGTACCTGAGGAGCTACTAGTTCCTGAGGAGCTACTGGTGCCTGAGGAGCTACTGGTGCCCGAGGAGCTACTGGTTCCTGAGGAACTACTGGTGCCTGTGGAGCTACTGGTACCTGAGGAGCTCCTGGTGCCAGTGATGTGCTTGGGGCATATAGGGGCCCTGTTGGGAAGGGATACCCATAGGCATACTGTCTAGGGTAACCCGCGTATACCGGACTGCGAAACTCCAAAGGGGCTGGGTATCCCCAGTTGGCGGGACCAGCCTGCCAGTTTGGTGCCAGGTTTCCTTGTGGTTCAGTTGGTGGTGGAGGCGGCGGTGCATTTTTAAGTCTCATCTCATTTTCTATTAACTTGATGACAAATTCGTCATCACTATCATCATTAactgaaaagaaagaagaaaaaaaatgaatgctacagaagcaaaaacaaaaaaaaaaccaaaaaaaaaaaaatttaataaatttgcACTGAAAAGAACCACGTTGCGAAAAAAACAAACCCTATTCTCATAGTTTCTTTTACCATAAGTACGACCAAACAGTacttccttgttgcaaaatgatGTCATAGTGCATTTTAGAGATCATTCCTATTGTCCACTCATTACTAGGCTGGctgtaagaataaaaaaactgttttgtggATTTGATGCCGAATTACTTCACTCACAATTAAACTGTCACAGAGGATCGACTCTTTTCAGTTCGCCATTGAAAGTGAATCCAAGAACCAAGATGGCGAACTTCTATCTCACTTTATCCATCTAATCTACAAATCATCAAGAGCTACAAACACTAATTTGACTTCAACACTGCCTGTCGACAAGTTAAGAAATTGTAGATTTTTCTCCCTGAAAGGTCTCATTTGAACACATCAGAAACCTCCAAATTTAATTCTTTTACATAAGATATTCACGTTTGTATCATGCGGCCTTGGAGGGAATCAATTCAAATCTTCCGCTTCTATGAGAAGCCATGATGAATGATCGTTGGTGTATACCAAACAAACTAATCTGCCACTGAAAACAAACTTCCTTGTTAGGCAAGAAACTGACGTCTGATTTCATAAATGCATATTACTTGCCTCCTCTCAAACTCTCAAATGAGTTCCTCCTCAACTTTTTAGAGCAAAATCATCTACTGTGAAATATAATGATGAATTCAGTTCAATATATGTACTGGTAAAATTGCATGAATTTCagatcataatatttttacaaaactaaatttttttcagtttttcagtcaATAGGTTATGATAGGACACTACGTacagttttattattttgtatCAAACAAACATTAATCAAAGAATATTACGCTTAAACAACTTACACAACATTGCCGAAATAGTCATCGCCGCTATgcgcttgatttttctttcctccaGCTTTCTCTTAATTCTTGCCACTTTTAGGGCGtgcttagctccttttgatccCTAGAGAAAAAACATAAGTGTTTAAGAATTAGAGCTTCAAAGACAAATACATCAAGTGTTCTAAGCCCAGACACAGCATCCAGCGATGAATTCAATGAAGGGAGCTGTATGCATCTAACAATATTCTCTCCCCTTTCTGCGCTTACTGCAGTATACT comes from the Bemisia tabaci chromosome 7, PGI_BMITA_v3 genome and includes:
- the LOC140225174 gene encoding uncharacterized protein isoform X2, which encodes MSDKDHHKPLFNRLVPEGSKGAKHALKVARIKRKLEERKIKRIAAMTISAMLFNDDSDDEFVIKLIENEMRLKNAPPPPPPTEPQGNLAPNWQAGPANWGYPAPLEFRSPVYAGYPRQYAYGYPFPTGPLYAPSTSLAPGAPQVPVAPQAPVVPQEPVAPRAPVAPQAPVAPQELVAPQVPVAPQAPVLPQEPVAPRAPVAAQEPVAPQAPVAPQAPVAPQAPVAPQAPTKATAPATADASNDKQKELFEEFMKFYKDKEILDKEFPPLKKKRVS
- the LOC140225174 gene encoding uncharacterized protein isoform X1, whose translation is MSDKDHHKPLFNRLVPEGSKGAKHALKVARIKRKLEERKIKRIAAMTISAMLFNDDSDDEFVIKLIENEMRLKNAPPPPPPTEPQGNLAPNWQAGPANWGYPAPLEFRSPVYAGYPRQYAYGYPFPTGPLYAPSTSLAPGAPQVPVAPQAPVVPQEPVAPRAPVAPQAPVAPQELVAPQVPVAPQAPVLPQEPVAPRAPVAAQEPVAPQAPVAPQAPVAPQAPVAPQAPTKATAPATADASNDKQKELFEEFMKFYKDKEILVRILSEKVKQLFLCFFLN